In the genome of Candidatus Eremiobacterota bacterium, the window ATTGCTATTAGTAAGGCCGGAAGGCCATTGGTTAAACTTGTTTTGAACAATTATTACAAACAGACGATTACTTCAAGTGATGTCTCTGACTTCTTGGAAATAAGACTGAAGCATCTGAAAAAAATCGAAGACGAAGTTATGGGTCCAAATATAGTGATTGATTGATGGAAACAAATCAAGTAATGTATACTATTGATACAAGCTCCATAATACATGGATGGCATGAGGCATATCCAAAGGATGCCTTTCCCGCTTTATGGCAGAAAATAGAGGAATTGATTGATGATGGAAAGCTTATAGCAATTGAAGAAGTAATACTTGAACTTGAAAAGAAGGAAGATGTATTGCATAAATGGGCTATCAAGCAGGAAAAATTATGTGTGCCAATAGATATAGACATTCAAAAAGAGGTTAGAGAAATTTTAAAAAGCCACAAAAGGCTTTTGGATACAAGAAAAAACAGATCTGGTGCGGATCCTTTTGTAATAGCCCTCGCCAAAGTCAGGAAATGTACAGTTATTACCAACGAAAAGAAAACGAGTAGCCAAGAAAAGCCGCATATACCAGATGTTTGTGAAAAACTGGGGATTCGATGTATAAATCTTTTGGAGTTGATATTGGAACAAGGATGGATATTTCGATAAAGAGAGGCTTTGAAAGGATCAAGCGACTCGCCATCATTGCGATGGTTTCCAATGACTATCTCATGGAGCGCCTGGTGCTCAAAGGCGGTAACGCGCTCGATATCATTTATCACATCGCCTCGCGCTCATCGGTGGATCTGGATTTTTCCATCTGTGATGACTTCCCGAAAGATGAGCTGAAGAAGATAGAAGAGGCGGTGATACACACCATCACCACCACCTTCAATGAAGCAAGATATGTGGCTTTTGACGTGACATTCAGGGAGAGACCCAGGAGGCGCCGGAGCGATCAGCCTGATTTCTGGGGAGGATACAAAATAGAGTTCAAGGTTATCGAGAAAGAGCGCTATAAAAATATCAAGCACGATATGGAGACTTTGCGCCGAAACGCCATTACGCTTGACAGCGCGCAGCACAGGAAGATAGAGATAGACATCAGCAAGTTCGAGTACTGTGACGGCAGGAGAGAAGCGGAGCTTGACGGCTATACCGTGTATGTGTATCCTCTGGAAATGATTCTTTTCGAAAAGCTTCGGGCTATCTGCCAGCAGATGCCCGAATACGCAGTGGCGCTGAAGACGACAAGAAAAGCCAGGGCAAGAGATTTTTTCGATATACACACCATCTGCGAGCATTCACCGATCAATGTTGAAGCTGAAGAGCACAAGGCCCTTATAAAAACGGCTTTCGAGATCAAGAGAGTACCATTGGAGCTGCTTGGTAAAATTGGTGATTACCGGGATTTTCACCGGCAGGACTTCCCGGCGGTGCGCCAGACTGCTGCGGGGGATGTGAAGGAATTCGATTATTATTTTGATTTTGTGGCGGCCCTTGGTAAAAGAATTTTACATTCCCTTGGGATAATGAAGGCGCCACCTCTCTGAAAAGGAAGTCTCCTTCATCCCGTGGACAAGATAGAAGTCAAATTTCATGGGGAAGGCCTTTCCGAACATGGTGAGCTGAGTGTCTGAGT includes:
- a CDS encoding DUF4411 family protein, with translation METNQVMYTIDTSSIIHGWHEAYPKDAFPALWQKIEELIDDGKLIAIEEVILELEKKEDVLHKWAIKQEKLCVPIDIDIQKEVREILKSHKRLLDTRKNRSGADPFVIALAKVRKCTVITNEKKTSSQEKPHIPDVCEKLGIRCINLLELILEQGWIFR
- a CDS encoding nucleotidyl transferase AbiEii/AbiGii toxin family protein, with protein sequence MDISIKRGFERIKRLAIIAMVSNDYLMERLVLKGGNALDIIYHIASRSSVDLDFSICDDFPKDELKKIEEAVIHTITTTFNEARYVAFDVTFRERPRRRRSDQPDFWGGYKIEFKVIEKERYKNIKHDMETLRRNAITLDSAQHRKIEIDISKFEYCDGRREAELDGYTVYVYPLEMILFEKLRAICQQMPEYAVALKTTRKARARDFFDIHTICEHSPINVEAEEHKALIKTAFEIKRVPLELLGKIGDYRDFHRQDFPAVRQTAAGDVKEFDYYFDFVAALGKRILHSLGIMKAPPL